The Cygnus atratus isolate AKBS03 ecotype Queensland, Australia chromosome 19, CAtr_DNAZoo_HiC_assembly, whole genome shotgun sequence genome includes a window with the following:
- the CRB2 gene encoding protein crumbs homolog 2, with the protein MELKETTSRVCGAALLLPLFLLFWGTSSSETDSSCSSSPCENGGSCKDLEVGYQCTCPTQPVAYTGTNCEILYDACIKHDCPAHSVCNGTEGLLEYECICMPGFTGSDCNININECESNPCKDPHFECVDSINGYTCKCQTGLDGEGCQTESSVCSSHPCLNNGTCVEGPGDYACICQPGFTGAHCKDNIDECASNPCQNGAICRDRVNEYSCFCVPGFQGYNCEIDINECASRPCKNNGTCLNEMDHYLCKCIPGYTGINCDAEIDECASYPCQNGASCIDHIGFYTCTCAPGYRGIQCEVDINECESQPCQHNGTCHDFINSYHCDCSDTGFEGDHCELDILECASEPCLNNATCVEGIKNYSCACWPGYTGRHCEEDVDECATDPCYNRGVCLERSNQSYYGTRPDFPSDFSYSQAAGFLCWCQPGFAGETCFMNIDECESQPCQNGGHCVDLVDGFLCRCLPGYSGVECAVNINECEEGPCKNGAVCEDGIADYTCHCAPSQDGIVWGGKNCSVKLTGCQTHDCQNEALCIPTYQAESHGHLCQCQPGFFDATCSTPTTFSFASRGYLLIELPVNNQSRREIADQLAGVSLRFRTTLPSAIIFYRGHEAEYLFLELFDGILHAGLKREDVGYLLLLEGLRVDDGHWYKVEVVLQSTLQLKLWHDSCEAGVCLQSASIPHGTASIPHAFLSVYIGGAGDPMASNTQSQQGFVGCLQDVQVDAEAVLPVDLPVNESSPVRLGCDRTEWCLSRPCSHEGLCVDLWATFRCDCSRPYGGPACSYERPAATFGLENSTSFASFILSDSLGADFNISFFIRSLKPNGLLLQISNETDPCLTIYLKNGKVKIEMLSTDTVTFPENVIDGRRHLVALSFQGGVVGVHQSDTYMELGHLVGTPLLAGYEVYIGGRPNPDSANAWGGYFKGCLQDIQLNNHKIEFFQVENYSLPQEQNVNLVNGCISDNTCKSEPCQNGGRCIVTWNDFHCSCPANFTGKYCEERVWCESDPCPEATTCIDVLAGYVCLANATFNSDGAIEFTTNTSVTRTLSSLHVDFRTRDEDAVLLRAVEEVDSLQIAIKNSSLLVDIRSGNSIEGVSFLSKKSVTDGAWHTIFVSMEEPSALSSRWVVHLDGSVNMTLQGNAGNLDFLKNNALIVLGENFTGCLGQVKIGGIHLPFTAHLSYPQPEQFQQSRRRTVQLGCTGADVCASSPCLNAGTCQDLFNSFSCACSAGWGGLLCESNIDDCQPNPCVHGNCVDAVADFQCDCFRGYIGKKCDINVDDCVRHQCQNGATCIDGVYGYSCKCLPQFSGPRCEWPFPPEQCGKNFTCLNGGKCITETWGANCSCKPGFTGRNCQININECDPNPCQNGGTCQDSENKYECLCSASYTGERCDINKGTPGAFFPSPLIEVAVPVACGSLLLLSIGLIFMILTARKRRQSEGTYSPSQQEVAGARLEMDSVLKVPPEERLI; encoded by the exons ATGGAATTAAAGGAAACTACATCCAGGGTGTGcggtgctgctctcctgctgccacttttcctcttgttttggG GAACTTCATCCTCTGAAACTGATAGCAGCTGTTCATCATCCCCGTGTGAAAATGGTGGGAGCTGTAAGGATCTGGAAGTGGGTTATCAGTGCACCTGTCCCACACAGCCTGTAGCCTACACGGGCACAAACTGTGAAATTCTCTATGACGCGTGCATCAAACATGATTGCCCTGCCCATAGTGTTTGCAACGGGACCGAAGGACTCCTGGAATATGAGTGCATCTGTATGCCTGGCTTTACAGGTAGTGATTGTAACATTAACATTAACGAGTGTGAGAGCAACCCCTGTAAAGATCCTCATTTTGAATGCGTGGATAGTATAAATGGATACACCTGTAAATGCCAAACAGGACTGGATGGAGAAGGCTGCCAAACAGAAAGCTCTGTGTGCTCTAGCCACCCCTGCCTAAATAATGGGACGTGTGTTGAGGGTCCTGGGGACTATGCCTGCATCTGCCAACCTGGCTTCACTGGGGCCCACTGCAAAGACAACATTGATGAGTGCGCCTCCAACCCGTGCCAGAACGGAGCCATCTGCCGAGACAGGGTGAATGAGTATAGCTGTTTCTGTGTGCCTGGGTTCCAAGGATACAACTGTGAAATAGACATCAACGAGTGTGCGTCCCGGCCCTGTAAAAACAATGGCACCTGCCTGAATGAGATGGATCACTATTTGTGCAAGTGCATCCCCGGCTACACAG GTATAAACTGTGATGCTGAAATAGATGAATGTGCTTCATACCCTTGCCAGAATGGGGCCTCGTGCATAGATCACATCGGGTTCTACACATGCACCTGTGCACCCGGTTACCGAGGAATCCAGTGTGAGGTGGACATCAACGAGTGTGAGAGCCAGCCGTGCCAGCACAACGGGACGTGCCATGACTTCATTAACAG TTACCATTGTGACTGCAGTGACACAGGCTTTGAAGGGGACCACTGTGAGTTGGATATCCTGGAGTGTGCCTCTGAGCCCTGTCTGAACAATGCCACGTGTGTTGAAGGAATCAAGAACTACAGCTGTGCCTGTTGGCCAG GTTACACAGGACGGCACTGTGAAGAGGACGTGGATGAGTGTGCAACAGATCCCTGTTACAACAGAGGTGTATGCCTTGAACGATCCAACCAGTCCTATTACGGAACACGACCTGACTTCCCCAGTGATTTCAGCTATAGCCAAGCAGCTGGTTTCCTCTGTTGGTGCCAACCAGGCTTTGCAG GGGAGACCTGCTTTATGAACATTGATGAGTGCGAGTCGCAGCCTTGTCAGAATGGAGGGCACTGCGTGGACCTTGTTGACGGCTTTCTTTGCCGTTGCCTACCAGGTTATTCAG GTGTGGAATGTGCTGTTAACATCAATGAGTGTGAGGAGGGTCCCTGCAAGAATGGAGCTGTCTGTGAGGATGGCATTGCTGACTATACCTGCCACTGTGCCCCTAGCCAGGATGGCATTGTATGGGGAGGGAAGAACTGCTCTGTCAAGCTCACTGGGTGCCAGACGCATGACTGCCAAAATGAGGCCTTGTGCATCCCCACCTACCAAGCTGAGAGCCACGGCCACCTGTGCCAGTGCCAGCCTGGTTTCTTTGATGCCACATGCTCAACACcaacaacattttcctttgcttccagAGGGTATCTCCTCATTGAGCTGCCCGTGAACAAtcagagcaggagggagatAGCAGATCAGCTTGCCGGTGTGTCCCTCCGGTTCCGAACCACGTTGCCCAGCGCCATCATTTTTTACCGAGGCCATGAAGCTGAATACTTGTTCCTGGAGCTCTTTGATGGCATTCTGCATGCAGGACTGAAGAGGGAGGATGTTGGGTACCTGCTGCTCCTAGAGGGGCTGAGAGTTGATGATGGCCATTGGTATAAAGTTGAAGTTGTTTTGCAGAGCACTTTGCAGCTAAAGCTCTGGCATGACTCTTGTGAAGCAGGTGTCTGCCTGCAGAGCGCTTCCATCCCTCACGGCACGGCTTCCATCCCGCACGCCTTCCTCAGCGTGTATATTGGAGGTGCTGGGGATCCAATGGCCAGCAACACACAGAGCCAGCAGGGCTTTGTTGGCTGCCTGCAAGACGTGCAGGTGGATGCTGAAGCTGTGCTGCCGGTGGATCTCCCGGTGAACGAGTCGTCCCCAGTGAGGCTGGGCTGTGACCGGACGGAGTGGTGCCTCTCCAGGCCCTGCTCTCACGAAGGGCTGTGCGTGGACCTTTGGGCAACGTTCAGGTGCGACTGCTCCAGGCCATATGGAGGCCCTGCGTGCTCCTACG agcGCCCAGCAGCAACATTTGGCCTGGAGAATTCTACTAGCTTTGCCTCTTTCATCCTTTCTGATAGCCTTGGTGCTGACTTCAACATCTCCTTTTTCATTCGTAGTTTGAAACCTAATGGTTTGCTGTTGCAAATCAGCAATGAAACAGACCCTTGCCTCACTATATACTTGAAGAATGGCAAGGTAAAGATAGAGATGTTATCTACAGATACTGTGACATTCCCAGAAAATGTAATTGATGGGAGAAGACATTTGGTAGCTCTGTCTTTCCAAGGAGGAGTTGTTGGTGTCCACCAATCAGACACATACATGGAGCTGGGACACCTTGTAGGAACACCTCTTTTAGCTGGCTATGAAGTGTATATCGGTGGGCGTCCTAACCCAGACAGCGCTAACGCGTGGGGAGGCTACTTTAAAGGCTGTTTGCAAGACATCCAGCTGAACAACCACAAAATAGAGTTTTTTCAGGTTGAGAACTACAGTCTCCCACAGGAACAAAATGTGAATCTGGTAAATGGATGCATCTCTGATAACACCTGCAAG tccgAGCCATGTCAGAATGGTGGCAGATGCATCGTCACTTGGAATGATTTCCATTGTAGCTGCCCAGCAAATTTCACTGGGAAATATTGTGAAGAGAGAGTCTGGTGTGAAAGTGACCCATGTCCTGAAGCTACTACATGTATAGACGTTCTAGCAGGATATGTGT GTCTGGCTAATGCAACATTTAATAGTGACGGTGCCATTGAATTTACCACCAACACATCAGTGACCAGAACGCTGAGCAGCCTTCACGTGGATTTCAGAACCAGGGACGAAGATGCTGTTTTGCTTCGGGCTGTGGAAGAAGTGGATTCCCTCCAGATAGCCATTAAGAACTCCTCCCTCCTTGTTGACATCAGGAGTGGGAACAGTATTGAAGGTGTCAGCTTCCTGAGTAAGAAGTCTGTCACGGATGGTGCCTGGCACACAATCTTTGTGTCTATGGAAGAGCCGTCTGCACTTTCGTCCAGATGGGTGGTTCACTTGGATGGGTCTGTTAACATGACTCTGCAGGGAAATGCTGGGAACTTGGACTTCTTAAAGAACAATGCACTGATTGTTCTAGGTGAAAACTTCACTGGCTGCCTCGGACAAGTGAAGATAGGGGGGATCCACCTGCCGTTCACTGCCCACCTCTCGTACCCTCAACCAGAACAGTTTCAGCAGTCCAGAAGAAGGACCGTCCAGCTGGGCTGCACGGGGGCTGATGTTTGTGCGTCCAGCCCGTGCCTCAACGCCGGCACCTGCCAGGACTTGTTCAACTCcttcagctgtgcctgcagtgCTGGCTGGGGCGGGCTGCTCTGCGAGTCTAACATTGACGACTGCCAGCCAAACCCTTGTGTTCACGGCAATTGTGTTGATGCAGTAGCAGATTTTCAGTGTGACTGCTTCCGGGGATACATTGGGAAGAAGTGTGACATCAATGTGGATGACTGTGTGCGGCACCAGTGCCAAAATGGAGCCACCTGCATTGATGGGGTTTATGGCTACTCCTGCAAGTGCCTGCCACAGTTTTCAGGACCTCGCTGCGA atGGCCATTCCCACCTGAGCAGTGTGGTAAGAACTTCACTTGTCTGAATGGTGGCAAGTGCATCACTGAGACCTGGGGAGCCAACTGCAGTTGCAAGCCTGGTTTCACTGGAAGGAA ttgtCAAATTAATATAAATGAGTGTGATCCAAATCCTTGCCAGAACGGAGGTACATGTCAAGACTCTGAGAACAAATACGAGTGTTTGTGCAGTGCCAGCTACACTGGAGAGCGCTGTGACATTAAC